The Clostridiaceae bacterium HFYG-1003 genome includes a window with the following:
- a CDS encoding VOC family protein, with protein MDKLSIKWTSIVLDAKDPQALMDFYSKLLGWDIVGVYEDYVFLANPDQGPVIGAQRVPTYQRPVWPPQEGMPDQGAHLDLKVSDLNQAVKKAESLGAVRAQEQFIDNLVVMIDPEGHPFCLYIGGPED; from the coding sequence ATGGACAAACTGAGCATCAAATGGACCAGCATTGTGCTGGATGCCAAGGATCCCCAGGCGCTGATGGATTTTTACTCAAAGCTTCTGGGCTGGGACATCGTCGGAGTGTATGAGGACTATGTGTTCCTGGCCAATCCCGACCAGGGACCGGTCATCGGTGCGCAGCGGGTGCCCACCTACCAGAGACCGGTCTGGCCGCCTCAGGAAGGCATGCCGGATCAGGGGGCACATCTTGATCTGAAGGTGTCTGATCTGAACCAGGCGGTGAAAAAGGCGGAAAGCCTGGGCGCGGTCCGGGCGCAGGAGCAGTTTATCGACAATCTCGTCGTCATGATCGATCCGGAAGGCCATCCGTTCTGCCTGTACATCGGCGGACCGGAAGACTAG
- a CDS encoding (2Fe-2S)-binding protein, which translates to MEDNGLTPEILDKLTKICICKQIPRSRVKQLIRNGARTFAEIHQATGAGTGACSGTRCIPKIEQLIEDYEDGLWE; encoded by the coding sequence ATGGAAGACAATGGCCTGACGCCCGAAATTCTGGACAAGCTCACCAAAATCTGCATCTGCAAGCAAATCCCCCGTTCCCGGGTCAAGCAGCTGATCCGCAACGGCGCAAGAACCTTTGCTGAAATCCATCAGGCCACCGGCGCCGGCACCGGAGCCTGCAGTGGGACCCGCTGCATCCCGAAGATCGAGCAGCTGATCGAGGATTACGAAGACGGTCTGTGGGAATAA
- a CDS encoding class I SAM-dependent rRNA methyltransferase gives MPDCVIHLTPGKTHAAEKGHPWIYTDEIENYSGTYENGDIVSVVNARGHFVGRGFINDVSKISVRIMTRDPEEAVDTALIRRRLREAETYRRDIMPQEEAYRLIYGESDFLPGLTVDRYGNYFVLQSLALGIDRFKDDVVRILREDFGAKGIIERSDVKVRELEGMTPWKGFLTEPFDPVITMTENGVRYRVDLMNGQKTGFFLDQKENRQAIHRLVKGRTVLDCFTHTGSFALNAGIAGAKSVLGIDISEDAVAMASDNARLNGLEDTVRFEAHNAFDVLPAWSRAGQTYQVVILDPPAFTKSRGSVSGAVRGYREINLRGIRMVEPGGYFISCSCSHFMKEDMLRRTIAEAAAAAGRILRQVEFRTQSADHPILMSSDESYYLKFFIFQVF, from the coding sequence ATGCCTGATTGCGTGATCCACCTGACGCCCGGCAAGACCCATGCGGCGGAAAAAGGCCACCCCTGGATCTATACCGATGAAATTGAAAACTACAGCGGAACCTATGAGAACGGCGACATCGTCAGCGTCGTGAATGCCCGGGGTCACTTTGTCGGCCGCGGCTTCATCAATGACGTCAGCAAGATCTCTGTCCGGATTATGACCCGTGATCCGGAGGAAGCGGTGGACACTGCCCTGATTCGCCGCCGCCTTCGGGAAGCCGAAACCTACCGCCGCGACATTATGCCGCAGGAAGAAGCCTACCGTCTGATTTACGGCGAGTCGGACTTCCTGCCCGGTCTGACCGTGGACCGCTACGGCAATTATTTTGTACTGCAGAGCCTGGCGCTGGGCATTGACCGCTTCAAGGACGATGTCGTGCGCATCCTGCGCGAGGACTTTGGAGCCAAAGGCATCATCGAGCGCAGTGACGTCAAGGTGCGGGAGCTGGAGGGAATGACCCCCTGGAAGGGCTTCCTGACCGAACCCTTTGATCCGGTCATCACCATGACGGAGAACGGGGTCCGCTACCGGGTCGACCTGATGAACGGACAGAAGACCGGCTTTTTCCTTGACCAGAAGGAAAACCGGCAGGCGATCCACCGTCTGGTGAAGGGCCGAACCGTCCTGGACTGCTTCACCCACACTGGTTCCTTTGCCCTGAATGCCGGCATAGCCGGAGCGAAAAGCGTTCTGGGCATTGACATCTCGGAGGATGCCGTCGCCATGGCCAGCGACAACGCGCGGCTCAACGGGCTGGAAGATACCGTGCGCTTTGAAGCCCACAATGCCTTTGACGTCCTGCCCGCCTGGTCGCGTGCCGGACAGACCTATCAGGTAGTCATCCTCGATCCGCCGGCCTTTACCAAGTCCCGCGGCTCGGTATCCGGCGCGGTGCGCGGCTACCGCGAAATCAACCTGCGCGGCATCCGCATGGTGGAGCCGGGCGGATACTTCATCAGCTGTTCCTGTTCCCACTTCATGAAGGAAGACATGCTGCGCCGCACCATTGCCGAAGCCGCGGCCGCCGCCGGCCGCATCCTGCGCCAGGTCGAATTCCGCACCCAGAGCGCCGACCATCCGATCCTTATGAGTTCGGATGAATCCTATTACCTCAAGTTCTTCATCTTCCAGGTGTTCTAG
- a CDS encoding 2-phosphosulfolactate phosphatase: MIQCSILPSHEAIHPEQLPGKTVIVIDTLRATTVMVTALANGARSIRCVMEPEEALRLRDDQPGLLLGGERHALKIPGFDLSNSPLEYTTETVFGRDLVMTTSNGTRTLLRTAGASEVLIGCLLNARAVMTRALESGRDILLLNAGTMGLFSLDDFITAGAMLHEARGAVSLTDLALAARLLYESCPEIHPALTESVHYGRLRELGLQDDLNYALRPNRLDVVPRYREGLVTWEKTPAHEKENPYA; the protein is encoded by the coding sequence ATGATCCAGTGTTCTATTCTGCCAAGCCACGAAGCCATTCATCCCGAGCAGCTGCCGGGGAAAACGGTGATTGTCATCGATACCCTGCGCGCCACCACCGTCATGGTGACGGCTCTGGCCAATGGTGCCCGTTCCATCCGCTGCGTCATGGAGCCCGAGGAAGCGCTCCGGCTGCGGGACGATCAGCCCGGCCTTCTGCTGGGCGGAGAACGCCATGCCCTGAAAATTCCAGGGTTTGACCTGTCCAACTCCCCGCTGGAATATACCACGGAAACGGTCTTTGGCCGCGACCTGGTCATGACGACCTCCAACGGAACCCGCACCCTGCTGCGCACCGCCGGCGCCTCCGAGGTTCTGATCGGCTGCCTGCTCAATGCCCGGGCAGTCATGACCAGGGCGCTGGAGTCCGGGCGAGACATCCTGCTGCTCAATGCCGGCACCATGGGTCTGTTTTCACTGGATGACTTCATCACCGCCGGAGCCATGCTCCACGAAGCCCGGGGCGCCGTTTCGCTGACGGATCTGGCCCTGGCTGCCCGCCTGCTCTATGAATCCTGCCCGGAAATCCACCCGGCCCTGACCGAGTCGGTCCATTACGGCCGTCTGCGCGAACTGGGTCTTCAGGATGACCTGAACTACGCCCTGCGCCCCAATCGGCTGGACGTTGTACCCCGGTACCGGGAGGGACTGGTCACCTGGGAAAAAACACCTGCCCATGAAAAGGAGAATCCATATGCCTGA
- a CDS encoding TIGR01212 family radical SAM protein (This family includes YhcC from E. coli K-12, an uncharacterized radical SAM protein.) — MWSGKRYRSLNHDLRERFGEKVMKISLDGGFSCPNRDGTLSFDGCIFCSERGSGDFAGDRLSSLTEQFETVRRTLSDKWTSGKYIAYFQAFTNTYDTPDRLRERYEEALAQPGVVGLAIATRPDCLSDGIIALLQELSQRTYLWVELGLQTCHDETARRINRGYDRSVYESAMERLTRAGIEAVTHVIFGLPGETREDMLETVRYVRDQGSRGVKFHLLHLMRHTPLESVYQSGGLRFLEEAEYITLICDAIGLLSPDMVVHRLTGDSPRELLIGPMWSLKKWEILNAIDSELTRRDIIQGSLREEIR; from the coding sequence ATGTGGTCGGGAAAGCGCTACCGCAGCCTGAATCATGACCTGCGGGAACGATTCGGGGAAAAAGTCATGAAGATCAGCCTGGACGGGGGATTTTCCTGTCCCAACCGGGATGGCACCCTGTCCTTCGACGGCTGTATTTTCTGTTCGGAACGCGGTTCCGGCGATTTTGCCGGCGACCGGCTCAGCTCCCTGACCGAACAGTTCGAGACGGTACGCCGCACCCTGTCGGACAAGTGGACCAGCGGCAAGTACATTGCCTATTTTCAGGCCTTTACCAATACCTATGACACCCCGGACCGCCTCCGGGAACGCTATGAGGAAGCACTGGCCCAGCCCGGCGTGGTCGGACTGGCCATCGCCACCCGGCCGGACTGCCTGTCCGATGGGATCATCGCCCTGCTGCAGGAGCTTTCTCAGAGGACCTATCTCTGGGTTGAGCTGGGCCTCCAGACCTGTCATGACGAGACCGCCCGCCGGATTAACCGCGGCTATGACCGGTCTGTCTATGAGTCCGCCATGGAGCGGCTCACCCGGGCCGGCATCGAAGCTGTCACCCATGTGATCTTCGGCCTCCCGGGCGAAACCAGGGAAGACATGCTGGAAACCGTTCGCTATGTGCGCGATCAGGGCAGCCGGGGAGTCAAGTTCCATCTGCTCCACCTGATGCGCCATACCCCACTGGAGAGCGTGTACCAGAGCGGCGGTCTCCGGTTCCTGGAAGAGGCCGAATACATCACGCTGATCTGTGACGCCATCGGCCTGCTGTCCCCGGACATGGTGGTGCACCGCCTGACCGGAGACAGTCCCCGGGAACTGCTGATCGGACCGATGTGGTCCCTGAAGAAGTGGGAAATATTGAATGCCATTGACAGCGAGCTGACCCGCCGGGACATCATCCAGGGCAGCCTGAGGGAGGAAATCAGATGA
- a CDS encoding Cof-type HAD-IIB family hydrolase, with amino-acid sequence MNLLFFDVDGTLLEYSKGINTLTPEFRQALRTLRDRGDRYFICTGRSHGSLPQVIRDMEPDGYSLCAGAYVTVGGREIRNVFFPQDTLDFILQRLGQFDTVLYLECGLELYTNQPLPADDDYVRRFGIDPAYLLPLGDSAGLEVNKITVTFRRMADIEAMEDFSDHGITVLVQPSPDSFDITLSHSTKRDGLKAVRQHLDPEHRARLIAFGDNYNDIEMIEYADIGVAMGNGAQDLKRIADLVTLSVEEDGVLHALRQLGIL; translated from the coding sequence ATGAATTTATTGTTTTTTGACGTGGACGGCACCCTGCTGGAATACAGCAAGGGCATCAACACGCTGACCCCTGAATTTCGCCAGGCGCTCCGGACCCTGCGGGACCGCGGCGATCGCTATTTCATCTGCACCGGCCGCTCCCACGGCAGCCTGCCCCAGGTGATCCGGGATATGGAACCCGACGGCTATTCCCTCTGTGCCGGAGCCTACGTGACCGTAGGGGGCCGGGAGATCCGCAATGTATTCTTTCCCCAGGACACTCTGGATTTTATCCTGCAGCGCCTGGGTCAGTTCGATACGGTGCTGTACCTGGAGTGCGGCCTGGAACTTTACACCAACCAGCCCCTTCCCGCCGACGACGACTATGTCCGGCGCTTCGGCATCGACCCGGCCTACCTTCTTCCCCTGGGTGATTCCGCCGGACTGGAAGTCAACAAGATCACGGTGACTTTCCGTCGTATGGCGGACATCGAAGCCATGGAGGATTTCTCCGATCATGGGATTACCGTCCTGGTTCAGCCCTCCCCGGATTCCTTTGATATCACGCTGTCCCATTCCACCAAGCGGGATGGCCTGAAAGCGGTCCGCCAGCATCTGGATCCGGAGCACCGTGCCCGGCTCATTGCCTTTGGCGACAACTACAATGACATCGAAATGATCGAGTATGCCGATATCGGCGTGGCCATGGGCAACGGAGCGCAGGACCTCAAGCGCATAGCCGACCTGGTGACCCTTTCCGTCGAAGAGGACGGCGTCCTGCATGCGCTCAGGCAGCTGGGGATTCTGTAA
- the ytvI gene encoding sporulation integral membrane protein YtvI: MNVEKRRNFIIQFAYLFIIGLISFFLAKYVVPLFGPFLIGLVIAIMVRSVSKLIPVKGVGLRVVHIISLILFYLLLVALLLLGGTKIADLIRTFFNRLPDLYMKEIQPAISNLMFNITDRFPNLREFAEASYQSINQTLLNFVEKASNTVINSLTGVAGTLTSLVLKTVFIIVSSVMFTLDLDRIEAFLRRQMSDRTLHIYENIIYNIGHTAFRFIRAYLIIIGVTFIELSIGFSILGLSNAIVLAFLIALMDSLPVIGTGTVMIPLVVYNLILGNFQLAIGLFILYAIIFVVRQSIEPKVVGDQIGLHPIIILMCLYVGVRLFGIVGMFILPLAITIFKKLNDDKVINVLR; the protein is encoded by the coding sequence ATGAATGTAGAGAAACGACGAAATTTCATCATCCAGTTCGCCTATTTATTTATCATTGGCCTGATTTCCTTTTTCCTGGCCAAGTATGTCGTGCCACTGTTCGGGCCGTTTCTGATCGGTCTGGTCATCGCCATCATGGTCCGGTCCGTTTCCAAGCTGATTCCGGTCAAGGGCGTCGGACTGCGCGTGGTTCATATCATCAGCCTGATCCTGTTCTATCTGCTCCTGGTGGCGCTGCTGCTACTGGGCGGAACCAAGATCGCCGACCTGATCCGGACCTTCTTCAACCGCTTGCCGGACCTCTACATGAAGGAAATTCAGCCGGCCATCAGTAACCTGATGTTCAACATTACGGACCGCTTCCCCAACCTGCGGGAATTTGCCGAAGCCAGTTACCAGAGCATCAATCAGACGCTCCTCAACTTTGTGGAGAAAGCTTCCAACACCGTCATCAACAGTCTCACCGGCGTGGCCGGCACACTGACCTCCCTGGTCTTAAAGACCGTCTTCATCATTGTTTCCTCCGTCATGTTCACCCTGGACCTGGACCGCATTGAAGCGTTCCTGCGCCGTCAGATGAGTGACCGGACGCTCCATATCTATGAAAACATCATCTACAACATCGGCCATACGGCCTTCCGGTTCATCCGGGCATATCTGATCATCATCGGGGTCACCTTCATCGAATTGTCCATCGGCTTTTCCATCCTCGGGCTGTCCAATGCCATCGTGCTGGCGTTCCTGATTGCCCTGATGGATTCTCTGCCGGTGATCGGAACCGGAACGGTCATGATTCCGTTGGTTGTCTACAACCTGATTCTGGGGAACTTCCAGCTGGCCATCGGCCTGTTTATTCTTTACGCCATCATCTTTGTCGTGCGCCAGTCCATTGAACCCAAGGTGGTGGGTGACCAGATCGGTCTTCATCCCATCATTATCCTGATGTGCCTGTACGTCGGCGTTCGCCTGTTCGGCATCGTAGGCATGTTCATTCTGCCTTTGGCCATTACCATTTTCAAGAAGCTCAATGACGACAAAGTCATCAATGTGCTGCGCTGA
- a CDS encoding radical SAM protein: MNPCNQCPRACGTHRSQKPGLCLAGEEPLLAKIMLHQWEEPFLTGEGGSGALFFSGCNLRCVFCQNQTISHELKGRTCSKEELIDIMFRLKERGAVNINLVTAAHFTRQLVPVLREARARGLNLPVVWNSSGYESVESLRLLDGLIDVYLPDFKYMDPALALRYSRAEDYPAAARAAITEMVRQTGPLRFQDDLLMGGTVVRHLVLPGHADDSQSVLAWLATTFGHDIFLSIMNQYTPCGDLSAVPELNRRLTAAEYDEVVDYALALGIENALLQSEESQTLDYTPDFSVSEEGLSDASDAN, encoded by the coding sequence ATGAATCCATGCAATCAATGTCCCCGGGCCTGCGGAACCCACCGGTCCCAAAAGCCCGGCCTGTGTCTGGCAGGGGAAGAACCCCTGCTGGCCAAAATCATGCTGCACCAGTGGGAAGAACCCTTCCTCACCGGCGAAGGCGGTTCCGGCGCCCTGTTCTTTTCCGGCTGCAATCTGCGCTGTGTCTTCTGCCAGAACCAGACCATCAGCCATGAACTCAAAGGCCGAACCTGCTCGAAGGAAGAACTGATCGACATCATGTTCCGCCTCAAGGAGCGCGGGGCAGTCAATATCAATCTGGTTACTGCCGCCCACTTTACCCGTCAGCTCGTTCCGGTGCTGCGGGAAGCCCGAGCCCGAGGCCTGAATCTCCCCGTGGTCTGGAATTCCTCCGGTTACGAATCCGTGGAATCGCTTCGTCTGCTGGACGGGTTGATCGATGTTTACCTGCCTGATTTCAAATATATGGATCCCGCGCTGGCTCTGCGCTATTCCAGAGCCGAGGATTACCCTGCCGCGGCCAGGGCGGCCATCACGGAAATGGTCCGCCAGACCGGGCCGCTCCGCTTCCAGGATGATCTTCTGATGGGCGGCACCGTGGTTCGTCACCTCGTCCTGCCCGGACATGCCGATGATTCTCAGTCGGTGCTGGCCTGGCTGGCGACGACCTTTGGCCATGACATTTTCCTCTCCATTATGAATCAATATACACCCTGCGGCGATCTAAGTGCCGTGCCGGAGCTGAATCGCCGGCTCACAGCTGCTGAATATGACGAAGTCGTGGACTACGCGCTCGCATTGGGCATCGAAAATGCCCTGCTACAATCGGAGGAGAGCCAGACTCTGGATTATACCCCCGACTTTTCCGTTTCGGAGGAAGGCCTGAGCGATGCTTCTGACGCAAACTGA
- a CDS encoding ATP cone domain-containing protein translates to MLTVIKKKGNRQPFIPEKIKTSIMNASEDTGLKLNPKEAELMSQDVERTLIERHGENGVTSALEIRDLVREVIKNFGYPQVLEAFDQGKKPGSHDPKRHLEELAKHQDEALPEQPAPSEPSEDSTDEFGEMKTEHYKSRDW, encoded by the coding sequence ATGTTAACAGTAATTAAGAAAAAAGGGAACCGACAGCCCTTTATTCCGGAAAAAATAAAGACGAGCATTATGAATGCATCGGAAGACACCGGACTTAAATTGAACCCTAAAGAAGCGGAACTCATGTCGCAGGATGTGGAACGTACGCTGATCGAGCGTCACGGTGAAAATGGCGTGACCTCAGCCCTGGAAATCCGGGATCTGGTCCGGGAAGTTATCAAGAACTTCGGGTACCCGCAGGTTCTGGAAGCCTTTGATCAGGGCAAGAAGCCCGGCAGTCACGACCCCAAGCGGCATCTGGAAGAACTGGCCAAGCACCAGGATGAAGCCCTGCCGGAACAGCCGGCCCCGTCAGAACCCAGCGAGGACAGCACCGACGAATTCGGAGAAATGAAAACTGAGCACTACAAATCCAGAGACTGGTAA
- a CDS encoding helix-turn-helix domain-containing protein has product MSRVGENIKKVREAAGLSPKALAKKIGVSESFLIDVELGRRVVNEAMIQRFSKVLGRNVSELGLDSFESAVFKEEKEIQRQSRIKEAPRKAEPAPRPSPRNEVWDQAFGSNLKSVPVYGPAFEQAVGQRLYPVENGRIHGLTADKAVLIRQDSNDLAGYGILHGSELLGAPLRDFSQNGFYLIVLGNRNVIRKVKLLGNGNVLLLRREDREISETVSQKSVKALLHFVRVETKLL; this is encoded by the coding sequence ATGAGCCGTGTAGGAGAAAATATCAAGAAAGTCAGAGAAGCAGCCGGACTCTCACCCAAAGCCCTGGCAAAAAAGATCGGGGTATCCGAAAGCTTTCTCATCGACGTAGAACTGGGGCGACGGGTTGTCAATGAAGCGATGATCCAGCGATTTTCCAAGGTCCTGGGACGAAATGTTTCGGAGCTCGGCCTGGATTCGTTTGAAAGCGCTGTGTTCAAGGAAGAAAAGGAAATCCAGCGCCAGAGCCGGATCAAGGAAGCTCCCCGCAAGGCGGAACCGGCCCCTCGACCGTCCCCGCGCAATGAAGTGTGGGATCAGGCGTTTGGCAGCAATCTCAAGTCCGTCCCGGTGTATGGGCCGGCATTCGAGCAGGCGGTCGGACAGCGCCTGTATCCGGTGGAAAACGGCCGGATCCATGGGCTGACTGCGGATAAGGCCGTCCTGATCCGCCAGGATTCCAATGACCTGGCCGGCTATGGAATCTTGCATGGCAGCGAACTGCTGGGAGCGCCCCTGCGCGATTTTAGTCAGAACGGCTTCTACCTGATCGTCCTGGGCAATCGGAATGTAATTCGAAAAGTGAAGCTTTTGGGCAACGGAAACGTACTTCTGCTTCGCCGCGAGGATCGGGAGATCTCAGAAACCGTTTCGCAGAAAAGTGTGAAGGCTCTCCTTCATTTCGTTCGGGTTGAAACAAAGCTGCTCTGA
- a CDS encoding DUF3783 domain-containing protein, which produces MERNQRRVLLVHGLDSMDLARLQLMGHELVLIHQENGGGLIRDLIDNKGTPASAELPPERVVIFNGYSDEELKAGVTGIRSTFPVRPIIAAVTDNSYDWSFEFLLTEHLIQDRDWNLKNSREYRENLIRENQAEEARRAQEQTESDDGSSMQ; this is translated from the coding sequence ATGGAACGCAATCAGCGCAGAGTTCTCCTGGTTCATGGACTCGATTCCATGGATCTGGCGCGGCTCCAGCTGATGGGTCACGAACTGGTTCTGATTCATCAGGAAAACGGAGGCGGGCTGATCCGGGATCTGATTGACAATAAAGGAACACCGGCCAGCGCCGAGCTTCCTCCGGAACGAGTCGTCATCTTCAATGGCTACTCGGATGAAGAACTGAAAGCAGGCGTGACGGGGATTCGTTCCACCTTCCCGGTACGCCCAATCATTGCGGCAGTGACCGATAATTCCTACGACTGGAGTTTTGAATTCCTGCTCACCGAACACCTGATTCAGGATCGTGACTGGAATCTGAAGAATTCCAGAGAATACCGGGAAAACCTGATCAGGGAAAATCAGGCCGAAGAAGCCCGCCGCGCTCAGGAACAAACAGAATCCGACGACGGATCCTCTATGCAGTAA
- a CDS encoding peptidylprolyl isomerase translates to MNPIVTIQLKNGSVVKAELYPEFAPNTVKNFVSLVKKGFYDGLIFHRVIPGFMIQGGDPTGTGMGGPGYSIRGEFSGNGFDNALRHDKGVLSMARSMHPDSAGSQFFIMVERAPHLDGQYAAFGRVIEGMEACDAIVGVRRNAQDRPLEDQIMEKVTVEGADEMDEPEVKR, encoded by the coding sequence ATGAATCCAATCGTAACAATACAATTAAAAAACGGCAGTGTGGTGAAAGCGGAATTATATCCGGAATTCGCGCCCAATACCGTGAAAAATTTTGTCAGTCTGGTCAAAAAAGGCTTCTATGACGGACTGATTTTCCATCGCGTCATTCCCGGCTTCATGATCCAGGGCGGAGATCCGACCGGAACCGGAATGGGCGGACCGGGCTACTCCATCCGCGGAGAATTCTCCGGCAACGGATTTGACAATGCCCTGAGACATGACAAGGGGGTTCTCTCCATGGCCCGCTCCATGCATCCGGATTCGGCGGGATCGCAGTTCTTCATTATGGTGGAACGCGCGCCTCATCTGGATGGACAGTATGCCGCATTTGGCAGGGTAATTGAAGGCATGGAGGCTTGCGACGCAATTGTCGGTGTTCGCAGAAATGCTCAGGACCGTCCGCTGGAAGACCAGATCATGGAGAAGGTTACCGTGGAAGGCGCCGACGAGATGGACGAGCCGGAGGTGAAGCGGTAA
- a CDS encoding ArsR family transcriptional regulator, with protein sequence MERRELSGLPRISDFEKWMMEQYQENSELLKLLAPYTNYLFEPTYILPPDTLFSYPTIESFLEAMVRMTPEETRLQISRVLTILLRDQSDEQEEVADPIYSDEEMLTMLEESQIPSEVKWELYLLVRNKQAYLDKLAMAFSACIPLYRKIMVERARALEGWNQKVKAEIEQDPEAFLRKFEKYYDFSSFDTIQVTSSAMVTLYISLDKDGEVILMLGPNSELALQEEDSDEDLKKALVQLGNLTENSKFMILQFLAEGDHFGQEIAERLDLTKPTVSHHMNYIISQHWVTVRQSGVRMYYRLNRDQVLRDLEHATRLIRQALAEPESPPIQ encoded by the coding sequence ATGGAACGAAGAGAATTGTCCGGTTTGCCGCGAATCAGTGATTTCGAAAAATGGATGATGGAGCAGTATCAGGAGAATTCCGAGCTGCTTAAACTGCTCGCTCCCTATACCAATTATTTGTTTGAGCCAACTTATATTCTGCCCCCGGATACCCTGTTCTCATACCCCACCATCGAGTCCTTCCTCGAAGCCATGGTCAGAATGACACCGGAAGAAACCCGGCTGCAGATCAGCCGTGTGCTGACGATTCTGCTGCGTGACCAGTCGGATGAGCAGGAGGAGGTGGCCGATCCGATTTACTCGGATGAGGAAATGCTCACCATGCTGGAAGAAAGCCAGATTCCCAGTGAAGTGAAATGGGAGCTGTACCTGCTGGTGCGCAATAAACAGGCTTATCTGGATAAACTGGCAATGGCATTCAGTGCCTGCATTCCGCTCTACCGTAAGATTATGGTCGAACGGGCAAGAGCTCTGGAGGGCTGGAACCAGAAAGTAAAAGCGGAAATCGAACAGGATCCGGAAGCGTTCCTGCGCAAATTCGAGAAATATTATGACTTCAGTTCCTTTGATACCATCCAGGTGACATCTTCGGCCATGGTCACGTTATACATCAGTCTGGATAAGGACGGTGAAGTCATTCTCATGCTCGGACCGAACAGTGAGCTTGCCCTGCAGGAAGAAGATTCGGATGAGGACCTGAAAAAGGCCCTGGTCCAGCTGGGCAACCTGACTGAGAACTCCAAGTTCATGATTCTCCAATTCCTTGCGGAAGGCGATCATTTTGGCCAGGAAATTGCTGAAAGGCTTGATCTGACCAAACCGACCGTTTCACATCATATGAACTACATCATTTCCCAACACTGGGTAACGGTTCGTCAATCCGGCGTCCGCATGTACTACCGGTTGAACCGGGATCAGGTGCTGCGCGATCTGGAACACGCCACCCGACTGATCCGGCAGGCTTTGGCCGAACCGGAATCCCCACCAATCCAATAA